The following proteins are encoded in a genomic region of Ictalurus punctatus breed USDA103 chromosome 15, Coco_2.0, whole genome shotgun sequence:
- the neurod4 gene encoding neurogenic differentiation factor 4, with the protein MMTKPYGKPGDVTELVSSLGWIEEDLSSQDGEQTPEIGDPYNLNRRNSRIPMDLGSEDMEEEEEEEDGECGLDGEKAPKRRGPKKKKMTKARIERFRARRVKANARERTRMHGLNDALDNLRRVMPCYSKTQKLSKIETLRLARNYIWALSEVLENGQSPESNGFLETLCKGLSQPTSNLVAGCIQLGPTAMLLTKLDEKSGPLEAVGAQQTHTLSFPSPGLPSPPYGSLEASHLLHLKGFKGPTYENPSPNECSNGTPPYDGPLTPPLSISGNFALKQEPDTERNYTPHPTHPAHYLSSHHYPASSMAVLPQGHALFPGSRYDLPLDITFESFATPHIVSSQMGSIYNE; encoded by the coding sequence ATGATGACCAAACCGTACGGGAAGCCTGGAGATGTGACTGAGTTGGTCAGCTCTTTGGGCTGGATCGAGGAAGACCTGAGCTCTCAAGACGGGGAGCAGACACCAGAGATAGGAGACCCCTACAACTTGAACAGAAGGAATAGCCGCATCCCCATGGATCTCGGCAGTGAGGACatggaagaggaagaggaagaggaggacggAGAGTGTGGACTAGATGGGGAAAAGGCACCAAAACGTCGGGGAcctaagaagaagaagatgacaAAAGCTAGGATTGAGCGTTTCCGTGCCCGTCGAGTCAAAGCGAATGCCCGAGAGCGCACACGCATGCACGGACTGAATGACGCCCTGGACAACCTACGACGAGTCATGCCATGCTATTCCAAGACACAGAAACTGTCCAAGATCGAGACACTGCGACTGGCGCGCAACTACATCTGGGCGTTATCAGAGGTTCTTGAGAATGGCCAGTCCCCAGAGAGTAATGGTTTTCTAGAGACGCTCTGCAAAGGGCTCTCACAGCCCACCAGCAACCTGGTGGCCGGCTGCATCCAGCTGGGTCCTACAGCCATGCTGCTGACTAAACTGGACGAGAAGAGTGGACCGTTGGAAGCAGTGGGCGCTCAGCAGACGCACACTTTGAGTTTCCCTTCACCTGGTCTTCCCAGCCCACCCTACGGCTCATTGGAGGCCTCCCACCTTCTTCACCTGAAGGGGTTCAAAGGACCAACGTATGAGAATCCCTCACCCAATGAGTGTAGTAACGGTACGCCGCCTTACGATGGCCCTCTCACGCCACCCCTCAGCATCAGTGGCAACTTCGCCCTAAAGCAAGAGCCTGACACGGAGAGGAACTACACTCCACATCCCACACACCCAGCCCACTATCTGTCTTCTCACCACTACCCAGCATCCTCCATGGCTGTATTGCCTCAGGGCCATGCACTGTTCCCTGGATCCCGTTATGATCTACCTTTAGACATCACTTTTGAGTCATTCGCTACACCACACATAGTGAGCTCACAGATGGGCTCCATTTACAACGAATGA